A stretch of the Oenococcus sp. UCMA 16435 genome encodes the following:
- the parE gene encoding DNA topoisomerase IV subunit B, which translates to MFARILFMTKKKEISYNESDIKILEGLEAVRVRPGMYIGSTDTRGLHHLVWEIVDNAVDEILAGYGDSIKVIIHQDNSITVIDHGRGMPVGMHASGKPTPEVILTVLHAGGKFGQGGYKTAGGLHGVGSSVVNALSEHLTVEINRDGYKYRENFENGGKPVGSLKKIGKTRDQTGTTITFKPDPTIFSTTVYKFQTIADRLRESAFLLKGIKIILIDERTDPQITEEYQYKDGIKEFVDYLNEGKAAIGKVMYFDGEQQGIEVEVAAQYNDGYSETLLSFVNNVRTPDGGTHETGMKVSWTKAFNDYARKAGLLKDKDPNFDGSDVREGLSAVINLRVPENILQFEGQTKEKLGTIEARSAVGSVIEEQLGRYLMENGDFAQNLVRKALRAREARQAARKARDESRSGKKKKGKEFLLSGKLTPAQSKDASKKELFLVEGDSAGGSAKQGRSRKFQAVLPLRGKVLNTEKAGLEELLKNEEISTMIYTIGAGVGTDFNIKDAAYNKIIIMTDADDDGAHIQTLLLTFFYKYMRPLVEAGRVYIALPPLYKVTSGAKKNKKEDFAWTNEELAKLTKKAARGYAITRYKGLGEMDANLLWETTMDPDQRTLIRVKIEDAALAEKRVTVLMGDQVAPRRKWIEDNVAFSLDEAGSILDTVNGNDGTYHPELDKKETN; encoded by the coding sequence ATGTTCGCCCGGATTTTATTTATGACGAAAAAAAAAGAAATTTCTTACAATGAATCAGATATAAAAATTTTAGAAGGCCTTGAAGCTGTTCGAGTTCGCCCGGGAATGTATATTGGTTCGACCGATACACGCGGATTACACCACTTAGTTTGGGAAATTGTCGATAATGCTGTTGACGAAATTCTCGCTGGTTATGGCGATTCGATTAAAGTAATAATTCACCAAGATAATTCAATTACTGTTATTGATCATGGACGTGGTATGCCAGTTGGTATGCATGCTTCTGGCAAACCGACTCCCGAAGTTATTTTGACAGTTCTTCACGCTGGAGGAAAATTTGGCCAAGGTGGTTACAAAACCGCCGGTGGCTTACACGGTGTTGGTTCTTCTGTTGTTAATGCACTTTCGGAACATTTAACTGTCGAAATTAATCGTGATGGTTATAAATATAGAGAAAATTTCGAAAATGGTGGAAAACCAGTTGGCAGTTTAAAAAAAATTGGTAAAACCAGGGATCAAACAGGCACGACAATTACCTTTAAGCCGGATCCGACGATTTTTTCAACAACTGTTTACAAATTTCAGACAATCGCTGACCGTTTGCGTGAGTCGGCTTTTCTACTTAAGGGAATTAAAATAATTTTAATCGACGAAAGAACCGACCCTCAGATTACTGAAGAATATCAGTATAAAGACGGAATCAAAGAATTTGTCGATTATTTAAATGAGGGCAAGGCTGCCATTGGAAAGGTGATGTATTTCGACGGAGAACAACAGGGAATCGAAGTTGAAGTTGCTGCTCAATATAATGACGGTTATTCGGAAACATTGCTCTCTTTTGTTAATAATGTTCGTACTCCGGATGGCGGAACTCATGAAACAGGAATGAAAGTCTCTTGGACAAAAGCTTTTAACGACTATGCCCGAAAAGCTGGACTTCTAAAAGATAAAGATCCTAATTTCGATGGTTCGGATGTTCGTGAAGGGCTTTCGGCTGTTATTAATTTGCGAGTTCCTGAAAATATTCTTCAATTTGAAGGTCAAACAAAGGAAAAGCTTGGAACAATTGAAGCACGATCTGCTGTTGGTTCTGTAATTGAGGAACAACTTGGTCGTTATTTAATGGAAAACGGAGATTTTGCTCAAAATCTCGTTCGAAAAGCTTTGCGGGCTCGGGAAGCGAGGCAGGCTGCCCGTAAGGCCAGAGACGAATCGCGATCAGGGAAAAAGAAAAAAGGAAAAGAATTTCTGCTTTCTGGAAAACTGACTCCGGCTCAATCCAAAGATGCTTCAAAAAAAGAATTATTCCTTGTCGAGGGTGATTCTGCCGGTGGCTCTGCTAAACAAGGGCGATCCCGTAAGTTCCAGGCCGTCTTGCCACTTCGTGGAAAAGTTTTAAATACAGAAAAAGCCGGTTTGGAAGAACTTTTAAAAAATGAAGAGATTAGCACAATGATTTATACAATCGGCGCTGGTGTCGGTACAGATTTCAATATCAAAGATGCCGCTTATAACAAAATCATTATTATGACCGATGCCGATGATGATGGTGCCCATATTCAGACGTTGTTATTGACTTTCTTTTATAAATACATGCGTCCTTTAGTGGAAGCTGGCCGGGTTTATATTGCATTGCCACCTTTGTACAAAGTCACTTCCGGTGCAAAGAAAAATAAAAAAGAAGACTTTGCCTGGACGAACGAGGAACTGGCAAAGTTAACAAAAAAAGCTGCTCGAGGATATGCGATTACTCGTTATAAAGGCCTTGGTGAGATGGACGCCAACCTATTATGGGAAACAACCATGGATCCAGACCAAAGAACCTTGATTAGAGTCAAGATCGAAGACGCAGCTTTAGCTGAAAAAAGAGTCACAGTCTTAATGGGCGACCAGGTGGCTCCACGTCGTAAATGGATTGAAGACAATGTTGCGTTTTCTTTGGATGAGGCTGGATCGATTCTTGATACAGTCAATGGAAACGATGGCACTTATCATCCGGAACTAGATAAAAAGGAGACAAATTAA
- a CDS encoding aldose 1-epimerase family protein translates to MNNYKLINKFLTVTVTGIGAELTSVKANNGDYEYLWQADPKIWKRHAPILFPNVGRLKDDTYNFDGIKYHLPQHGFARDMEWSLIEKTSSKLVLQLESSKETLSNYPFKFILQVVYELKNFELKVNYIVKNIDDKKMIFSIGGHPAFNANLENTSISANQQEFNRYVLNGNYLNPSSVGKFNFSSAHKISRSDFFNDAIILKADKELTELFLQTNVPDRGTDKATMGRSTRIAVAAKNLKFFGIWSKSDGNANFVAIEPWWGVADTISSNQRLENKFGSNTLSSGEKENFEYSMSFL, encoded by the coding sequence ATGAATAATTATAAATTAATTAATAAATTTTTAACCGTAACCGTTACGGGAATCGGTGCTGAACTGACCTCGGTAAAAGCGAATAACGGTGATTATGAATATTTGTGGCAGGCTGATCCTAAAATTTGGAAAAGACACGCGCCAATCCTTTTTCCGAATGTTGGACGTCTAAAAGATGATACCTATAATTTTGATGGCATAAAATATCATTTACCGCAACATGGTTTTGCTCGTGATATGGAATGGAGTTTAATTGAAAAAACCAGCAGTAAATTGGTTTTGCAATTAGAATCCTCTAAAGAAACTTTATCTAACTATCCTTTTAAATTTATCCTTCAGGTTGTCTACGAATTAAAAAATTTTGAATTAAAAGTTAACTATATAGTGAAAAATATTGATGACAAAAAAATGATATTTTCAATTGGCGGTCATCCTGCTTTTAATGCCAATCTTGAAAATACAAGTATATCTGCTAATCAGCAAGAATTTAATCGATATGTTTTAAATGGAAATTATTTAAATCCTTCATCGGTAGGTAAATTTAATTTTTCGTCAGCCCACAAAATTTCAAGATCCGACTTTTTTAATGACGCGATTATTTTAAAAGCAGATAAAGAATTGACCGAATTATTCCTTCAGACCAATGTTCCTGACAGGGGAACAGATAAAGCAACGATGGGCCGCAGTACAAGGATCGCGGTTGCTGCTAAAAATTTAAAGTTTTTTGGCATTTGGTCAAAAAGTGATGGTAACGCTAATTTTGTCGCAATTGAGCCATGGTGGGGAGTTGCAGACACAATTAGCAGCAATCAGAGACTGGAAAACAAATTCGGCAGTAACACGCTTTCATCCGGAGAAAAAGAAAACTTTGAATATTCAATGAGTTTTCTTTGA
- the xerC gene encoding tyrosine recombinase XerC, protein MSLITSQVKKYEEYLQAERQYSALTIKAYHEDIGEFVDFFSENGGLKDFSAIDRFDVRIYLNDLYERQLAKTSIARKISSLRSFYHFLIENNLAPKNPFVNVEFRSNDRKLPEFLYPAEVLEYLKAAADSKNDQHLRNSALIELLYATGMRIFEITNLTFSQIDFNNQIVDITGKGKKQRIIPFGKPALTSLKKYLPWREKVMQKFLEKHPYVFINTRGKQLTETGAEYILKQVSKRSKLTANVHPHMLRHSFATHLLNNGADIRTVQELLGHASLSTTQIYTHITTENLQENYKKFFDRAKIKRDE, encoded by the coding sequence GTGAGTCTGATTACTTCACAAGTTAAGAAGTATGAAGAATATTTGCAAGCAGAACGTCAGTACTCTGCTCTTACTATCAAAGCTTATCACGAGGATATAGGTGAGTTTGTCGATTTCTTTTCAGAAAACGGTGGCCTTAAGGATTTTTCGGCCATTGATCGATTTGATGTTCGTATCTACTTAAATGATCTTTATGAAAGGCAATTAGCCAAGACCTCTATAGCTCGCAAAATATCAAGTTTAAGAAGTTTTTACCATTTTTTAATCGAAAATAATTTGGCTCCAAAAAATCCTTTTGTCAACGTTGAATTTCGTTCTAATGACAGAAAATTGCCAGAATTTCTATATCCAGCGGAAGTTCTTGAGTATTTGAAAGCAGCAGCTGATTCAAAAAACGATCAGCATCTTCGAAATTCCGCTTTAATAGAACTGTTATATGCAACCGGGATGAGAATATTCGAAATTACAAATTTAACTTTTTCGCAAATAGATTTTAATAATCAAATCGTTGATATTACCGGAAAAGGCAAAAAACAACGCATCATTCCTTTTGGAAAACCCGCCTTAACGTCTTTAAAAAAATATCTTCCCTGGCGTGAAAAAGTTATGCAAAAGTTTTTGGAAAAACATCCTTATGTTTTTATAAATACTAGAGGGAAACAATTAACCGAAACTGGTGCCGAATATATTTTAAAGCAGGTATCCAAAAGATCTAAATTGACAGCTAATGTCCATCCCCATATGCTCAGACATTCTTTTGCAACACATTTATTAAATAATGGTGCCGATATCAGGACTGTTCAAGAACTATTGGGCCATGCTAGTTTATCAACAACACAAATATATACACATATTACAACTGAGAATCTACAAGAAAACTACAAAAAATTCTTTGATCGGGCTAAAATTAAACGTGATGAATAA
- the hisC gene encoding histidinol-phosphate transaminase, with protein sequence MKTSIQQLQPYVPEKPLASLQAELGLTKLVRLSANENPYGTSPAVAEAIKAWDFTKTNQYPDANAKALRQAIAFQQSIDPASLVFSVGLDEMIVMISRTFLAPGDQVLVSTPTFSEYGLHAKIEGAELVSVPTLANDHVDFTALANALTPAVKILWLCNPNNPTGTVESLADIEAFVQKVSTETMVLIDEAYIDFAPNAGKATAMQLPSKYENVVVMRTFSKAYGLANFRVGYAVFNKKYSATMQAIRLPYNVNSLAQVAALAALQDSQFVQTTVANNAAERVQWHTFFEQQGITYDHSGANFIFFKYNGANQLADYLLHHGYLIRIGLRPNWLRMTIATSSDNEILRELIQKFMLVP encoded by the coding sequence ATGAAAACAAGCATTCAACAGTTACAACCATATGTACCTGAGAAACCACTTGCGTCTTTACAAGCTGAATTAGGACTAACTAAATTGGTACGTCTATCAGCCAATGAAAATCCATACGGCACCTCGCCGGCTGTGGCTGAGGCAATCAAAGCCTGGGACTTCACCAAGACCAACCAGTATCCGGATGCCAATGCCAAAGCACTGCGGCAGGCAATTGCTTTTCAGCAAAGTATTGATCCAGCTTCATTGGTATTTAGTGTTGGTTTAGATGAAATGATCGTCATGATTTCACGCACGTTTTTAGCACCTGGTGATCAAGTGCTTGTATCGACGCCAACTTTTTCCGAATATGGTTTACATGCCAAAATTGAGGGTGCTGAACTGGTGAGCGTCCCAACTTTGGCCAATGATCACGTTGACTTTACGGCACTGGCCAATGCATTAACACCAGCTGTGAAGATATTATGGTTATGCAATCCGAACAATCCAACTGGCACAGTAGAATCATTAGCAGACATCGAAGCCTTTGTGCAAAAAGTTTCAACTGAAACAATGGTCTTAATTGATGAAGCTTATATTGATTTTGCTCCGAATGCTGGCAAAGCTACTGCCATGCAATTACCGTCTAAGTATGAAAATGTGGTGGTGATGCGGACATTTTCTAAGGCCTACGGCTTGGCAAATTTTCGGGTTGGCTATGCTGTATTCAATAAAAAATATTCAGCAACGATGCAGGCGATACGCTTGCCCTATAACGTTAATTCATTAGCGCAAGTGGCAGCGTTAGCGGCCTTACAAGATTCTCAGTTTGTCCAAACAACTGTGGCAAATAATGCGGCTGAACGTGTTCAATGGCATACGTTCTTTGAACAACAAGGAATTACTTATGATCACAGCGGCGCTAACTTTATCTTCTTTAAATATAATGGTGCCAATCAGCTGGCAGATTATTTATTGCATCACGGGTATTTAATACGTATTGGCTTGCGGCCAAACTGGTTACGAATGACAATTGCGACTTCCTCAGATAATGAAATATTAAGAGAATTAATACAAAAATTTATGTTGGTACCTTGA
- the hisE gene encoding phosphoribosyl-ATP diphosphatase, whose protein sequence is MQNMEELYAIIADRKKNPKKGSYTDYLFTKGLDKILKKIGEESTEVIVAAKNPGDNELTYETADLFYHVLVLLVERGVSFDQIREELAKREDKMSDYKDRSEIRNL, encoded by the coding sequence ATGCAAAACATGGAAGAACTATACGCAATAATCGCAGATCGTAAAAAGAATCCGAAGAAGGGCTCCTACACGGATTATTTATTCACCAAAGGATTGGACAAAATTTTAAAAAAGATTGGTGAAGAGTCAACTGAAGTTATCGTTGCCGCTAAAAATCCAGGTGATAATGAGTTAACTTACGAAACGGCTGATTTGTTTTATCATGTGTTGGTTTTACTAGTTGAACGAGGCGTCAGCTTTGATCAAATTAGGGAAGAATTAGCAAAACGCGAAGATAAAATGAGTGATTATAAAGATCGGTCTGAAATCAGGAATTTATAG
- the hisI gene encoding phosphoribosyl-AMP cyclohydrolase: MKPDFEKNNGLVTTVVIDAITKDVLMVAWMNTESYRRTLATGQTWFWSRSRKTLWHKGASSGNLQDVVSIKLDCDQDTLLIAVNPHGPACHTGHQSCFFNDIEIEESGVEYAKHGRTIRNNRRS, encoded by the coding sequence ATGAAACCAGATTTTGAAAAAAACAATGGTTTGGTGACCACGGTGGTGATTGATGCCATAACTAAGGACGTTTTAATGGTAGCTTGGATGAATACTGAAAGTTATCGTCGCACATTAGCGACTGGACAAACGTGGTTCTGGTCACGCTCAAGAAAAACGTTATGGCACAAAGGTGCAAGCAGTGGTAATTTACAAGATGTGGTCAGTATCAAACTCGATTGTGACCAAGATACATTGCTAATTGCTGTTAATCCGCACGGACCGGCTTGCCATACGGGGCACCAAAGTTGTTTTTTTAACGATATAGAAATAGAAGAAAGTGGTGTTGAATATGCAAAACATGGAAGAACTATACGCAATAATCGCAGATCGTAA
- the hisF gene encoding imidazole glycerol phosphate synthase subunit HisF, with amino-acid sequence MLAKRIIPCLDVANGRVKKGINFVNLVDVGDPVVIAAAYQKQGADELVFLDIAATNEHRETITAMVEQVSSQVFMPLTIGGGITSITDMQHILRAGADKIAINSAAVSNPQLIAAGAEKFGNQCIIVAIDAAWDEEAQMYRVYTHGGQRATALDAVTWAKQAVGLGAGELLVTSMDRDGTKIGFDTRLYQRLGNAVNVPIIASGGAGQLQDFVNVFTKSPVDGALAASIFHYGELTIADVKQALASAGVVVR; translated from the coding sequence ATGTTAGCAAAACGAATTATTCCCTGTTTGGATGTCGCGAATGGTCGCGTTAAAAAAGGGATCAACTTTGTTAATTTAGTAGATGTCGGTGACCCGGTCGTAATCGCGGCGGCTTATCAAAAGCAAGGTGCTGATGAACTCGTTTTCTTAGACATCGCAGCTACAAATGAACATCGTGAAACGATAACTGCCATGGTAGAACAAGTTTCTTCCCAAGTTTTTATGCCATTAACGATCGGTGGCGGAATTACCAGCATCACTGACATGCAACACATTTTGCGGGCAGGTGCTGATAAAATTGCGATTAATTCAGCAGCGGTTTCCAACCCTCAATTGATTGCTGCCGGCGCTGAAAAGTTTGGTAATCAATGTATTATTGTTGCTATTGACGCGGCATGGGATGAAGAAGCTCAAATGTATCGAGTGTACACGCATGGTGGCCAACGAGCAACCGCACTTGATGCTGTTACTTGGGCTAAACAAGCAGTGGGGTTAGGTGCTGGTGAATTATTAGTAACAAGTATGGATCGTGATGGAACTAAAATCGGTTTTGATACTCGATTATATCAACGATTGGGGAATGCTGTTAACGTTCCGATAATTGCTAGCGGTGGTGCTGGGCAATTGCAAGATTTTGTCAATGTTTTTACCAAAAGTCCAGTGGATGGTGCTCTGGCTGCTTCGATATTCCACTATGGCGAATTAACGATTGCTGACGTCAAGCAAGCATTAGCATCAGCGGGGGTAGTGGTCCGATGA
- the hisA gene encoding 1-(5-phosphoribosyl)-5-[(5-phosphoribosylamino)methylideneamino]imidazole-4-carboxamide isomerase translates to MIFPAIDLHVGQSVRLYQGDFNQATLINPDPVVQAQQINSAGLQQLHLVDLDGAKNGQPKNYPTIAAIRNAFNGMLELGGGIRNYNLATRYLKLGIDRLILGSIALTNPALVKRLLAEFGGDRIVIGIDGQNGYVAINGWLDQSQTRMITLMKTMLASGAKNFIVTDVARDGTMQGPNLDLYKALHNELPIANLIASGGVRNMTDIQTLQALGLPDIIIGKALAVGTVTLTDLAEVKEC, encoded by the coding sequence ATGATTTTTCCAGCAATTGATTTACATGTCGGACAGAGTGTTCGGCTGTACCAAGGTGACTTTAATCAAGCAACGTTAATTAATCCGGATCCCGTGGTGCAAGCGCAACAAATTAATTCAGCAGGGTTACAGCAGCTGCATTTAGTCGATTTAGATGGTGCCAAGAACGGCCAACCCAAAAATTATCCGACAATTGCCGCTATTCGTAACGCTTTTAATGGCATGTTGGAACTTGGAGGTGGGATTCGCAATTACAACTTAGCAACCCGGTATCTAAAGTTAGGTATTGATCGTTTAATTCTCGGATCAATTGCCTTAACGAATCCAGCACTGGTCAAACGGCTATTAGCCGAATTTGGTGGTGACCGTATCGTCATTGGCATCGATGGCCAAAATGGTTATGTGGCCATAAACGGATGGTTAGATCAATCTCAAACAAGGATGATCACATTGATGAAAACAATGCTTGCTAGCGGCGCCAAAAATTTTATTGTCACTGATGTTGCGCGCGATGGCACCATGCAGGGCCCCAACTTAGATCTCTACAAGGCATTACACAATGAGCTGCCAATTGCCAACCTGATTGCTAGTGGAGGCGTGCGTAACATGACAGATATCCAAACGTTACAAGCACTCGGTTTACCAGACATAATTATTGGTAAGGCATTAGCGGTTGGTACCGTGACGTTAACCGATTTAGCGGAGGTGAAAGAATGTTAG
- the hisH gene encoding imidazole glycerol phosphate synthase subunit HisH has protein sequence MFAIVDYDTGNTRNLKKAFYYLNVPTILTADAQQLAASDALILPGVGAFAAAMDALKNRQLVSLLQQLARAGKPILGICLGMQLLFENSSEYGVHPGLGLLSGHIEALPPDRGVKVPQMGWNANQIRRSTSPFASIDKAYTYFVHSYYAVCPAEEVVATVEHGVTVPSVVQRQNVVGMQFHPEKSDRAGLAQLAIFKEMVSANDFSSN, from the coding sequence ATGTTTGCAATTGTGGATTACGATACTGGCAATACCCGAAATTTGAAGAAGGCTTTTTATTATTTAAACGTTCCTACTATATTGACGGCTGACGCACAACAATTAGCGGCCTCCGACGCACTTATTCTACCTGGTGTGGGAGCGTTTGCGGCTGCAATGGACGCATTAAAAAACCGTCAGTTGGTAAGTTTATTACAACAATTGGCGCGCGCTGGTAAACCAATTTTAGGAATTTGTCTAGGCATGCAGTTATTATTTGAAAATAGTTCTGAGTATGGTGTTCATCCTGGTTTAGGACTACTGAGTGGCCATATTGAAGCGTTGCCGCCTGATCGAGGTGTGAAGGTACCTCAGATGGGGTGGAACGCCAACCAAATACGCCGTTCCACTAGCCCGTTTGCTAGTATTGACAAAGCTTATACCTATTTTGTGCATTCATATTATGCTGTATGCCCTGCTGAAGAAGTAGTTGCTACGGTCGAACATGGAGTGACTGTTCCCAGCGTTGTACAACGACAAAACGTAGTTGGCATGCAGTTTCACCCGGAAAAAAGTGACCGAGCTGGTTTGGCGCAATTAGCAATTTTTAAGGAAATGGTGAGTGCAAATGATTTTTCCAGCAATTGA
- the hisB gene encoding imidazoleglycerol-phosphate dehydratase HisB, whose protein sequence is MRKAMIKRETKETQIKISLNLDEQSGIDIDTGIGFLNHMLNLFAKHGRFGLVVKCHGDLNVDPHHTTEDIGIVLGECFKQALDNKTGIERYGSEFVPMDETLGQVSVDLSGRPYLVFNAELTNPRLGGLDTETVEDFFQAVAFAAEMNLHARILYGRNTHHKVESLFKAFGRAMRAAITINPEIKGINSTKGVI, encoded by the coding sequence ATGCGCAAAGCAATGATTAAACGAGAAACCAAAGAAACACAAATTAAAATCAGTTTGAACTTAGACGAACAGAGTGGCATTGATATTGATACTGGTATCGGATTTTTAAATCACATGTTGAATTTATTTGCTAAGCACGGCCGCTTTGGGTTGGTTGTCAAATGTCATGGCGATCTCAATGTAGATCCACACCATACGACCGAAGATATCGGGATTGTGCTGGGCGAATGTTTTAAACAAGCCCTTGACAATAAGACGGGAATTGAACGCTACGGAAGCGAATTTGTGCCGATGGATGAAACTTTGGGTCAGGTCAGTGTCGATTTGAGTGGACGTCCTTACTTAGTATTTAATGCTGAATTAACAAACCCCCGGTTAGGCGGCTTAGATACTGAAACGGTCGAAGATTTTTTTCAGGCCGTGGCATTTGCGGCTGAAATGAACTTACACGCACGCATCTTGTACGGTAGAAACACGCACCACAAGGTTGAGAGCTTGTTCAAAGCATTCGGTCGAGCAATGCGGGCGGCAATTACAATTAATCCGGAAATCAAAGGGATCAACTCGACAAAGGGTGTGATTTAA
- a CDS encoding ATP phosphoribosyltransferase, whose protein sequence is MNEKRLKIALTKGRVEQEVLPLLEAAGIDCTQVRHKQRRLIFDSKQQPYEFILAKGPDVTTFLERGAADIGIVGSDILAEHQSTQYELLDLVVGRCQFVLASTADFDPLAPRRKIIGTKYPLITQRYFDQLGQDVEIVKIEGSVELAPLTGLADAIVDITETGTTLNENNLKIYDYLQLVSTRLVVNRLALKQQQQAIFDLVDRLANVVEPLKIKELKP, encoded by the coding sequence ATGAATGAGAAACGTTTAAAAATTGCTCTGACAAAAGGACGCGTTGAACAGGAAGTATTGCCGCTTTTGGAAGCAGCAGGTATTGATTGTACCCAGGTTCGGCATAAACAGCGTCGGTTAATCTTTGATTCTAAGCAACAACCATATGAGTTTATTTTAGCGAAAGGACCGGATGTTACGACTTTTTTGGAACGTGGGGCAGCAGATATCGGGATTGTCGGTAGCGATATCTTGGCTGAACATCAGAGCACACAGTATGAATTACTTGATCTAGTCGTGGGTCGGTGCCAGTTCGTTTTGGCTTCAACCGCTGATTTTGATCCGCTGGCACCGCGGCGCAAAATTATTGGTACTAAGTATCCATTAATTACGCAGCGTTATTTCGACCAGCTTGGTCAGGATGTTGAAATTGTTAAAATCGAAGGTTCGGTTGAACTAGCACCATTGACCGGCTTGGCGGATGCCATTGTTGATATCACTGAAACCGGCACGACGCTAAACGAGAATAATTTAAAAATTTATGATTACTTGCAACTCGTTTCAACGCGCCTGGTTGTGAACCGGTTAGCACTTAAACAACAGCAACAGGCTATCTTTGACTTAGTTGATCGCCTAGCTAATGTTGTGGAACCACTGAAAATAAAGGAGCTTAAGCCATGA
- a CDS encoding ATP phosphoribosyltransferase regulatory subunit codes for MLQHLLPLGTRDEFGARARTKQQLIEAIQAHFKQRGLAPITTPLLENEAVFDPYQMGNYQFYRLLSNNGRTLVLRPDLTLPIARFISATKVPLPQKFCYVGDIFRVSRQLSGSYNQITQAGVELIGYASLKAEFECLTIAHQLSTELIADTVEIELGDAQFAQQIVASLTTNQQIQAAILQTLFDKKIPRYQTLISAYRQRTIYPFLKAWPRLFSQPQAIFKRIAAAPLSVNVQPGIQRLKKVVRWMQQTMPHQAVSLDLSSQAPQKYYTGLTFRGYSQAGGGYLFSGGRYDQLLSNFQAQSEPAVGIGLNVDLLTTLAAKQSQTNQPTLLYFETDQWPATEKYLAEHSQVTLSLAESLAQAQAQAERFDAQLVDLTRGTPNE; via the coding sequence ATGTTACAACATTTATTACCATTAGGAACGCGTGACGAATTTGGCGCTCGGGCTCGTACAAAGCAACAATTGATTGAGGCGATCCAGGCCCATTTTAAACAACGCGGGCTAGCACCGATTACAACGCCGTTATTAGAAAATGAAGCAGTCTTTGACCCATACCAGATGGGTAATTACCAGTTTTATCGTTTACTGAGTAATAATGGTCGCACTTTAGTTTTGCGTCCGGATTTAACCTTGCCGATTGCACGATTTATTAGTGCTACTAAAGTGCCACTTCCACAAAAATTTTGTTATGTTGGAGATATTTTCCGTGTTAGTCGCCAGCTATCAGGTTCTTATAACCAGATAACGCAGGCTGGCGTTGAGCTGATTGGTTATGCTTCACTAAAAGCAGAATTTGAGTGTTTGACAATTGCCCATCAGTTAAGCACCGAACTAATCGCCGATACAGTTGAAATTGAGTTAGGTGATGCTCAGTTTGCCCAGCAAATTGTGGCCAGTTTAACAACCAATCAACAAATTCAAGCGGCCATCTTGCAAACTTTATTCGATAAAAAGATTCCGCGATATCAAACATTGATCTCGGCTTATCGGCAACGAACTATTTATCCATTTCTCAAAGCTTGGCCACGATTATTTAGCCAACCACAAGCCATCTTTAAGCGCATAGCAGCGGCCCCGTTATCAGTTAATGTCCAACCAGGTATTCAGCGGTTGAAAAAAGTGGTGAGATGGATGCAACAAACGATGCCGCATCAAGCTGTTTCACTTGATCTCAGTAGTCAAGCACCGCAAAAGTATTACACCGGTTTGACTTTTCGGGGCTATTCGCAAGCAGGTGGCGGTTATTTATTCAGTGGTGGACGTTACGATCAATTGCTGTCTAACTTCCAGGCACAATCAGAACCTGCGGTTGGTATAGGCCTTAACGTTGATTTGTTAACAACGTTGGCCGCTAAACAGTCCCAAACAAATCAGCCGACCTTGCTTTATTTTGAAACTGATCAGTGGCCGGCAACTGAAAAATATCTCGCGGAGCATTCACAAGTTACGTTAAGTTTAGCGGAGTCTTTGGCGCAAGCACAAGCGCAAGCTGAACGATTTGATGCCCAGTTAGTCGATTTGACGAGAGGCACACCGAATGAATGA